The Marinobacter bohaiensis genome segment CTGGCCCTTGTGTTCGTTGGCGGTTTCACCTTCACCCTCTATAAAGCCTTGCGTAACCTCCGCACGCAGTTCCGCTACCGGCACCGCCACCCCGCCCACTGACGGCCTGCCGGCTGCGGCATCCCCGTAGGAGGCAATACCTACGGTTTGTGGTAGACTCCGCTCCCTTTCAGCGACCCCGCTTGTTGTATTTCATCGACCGATAAAAACCCATCACTAAAAAATGGACCGGGAGTATCAGCGCATGAACCGCTCTATCCTGAAAGCCCTCGTTTCGGCCGGCCTCGTGTTGGCCGCTGGCGCTCTGCACGCGGAGCCCCGCACCGTGGCTGTCACCCAGATCGTCGAACACCCTGCCCTCGATGCCGTCTATGAAGGCGTCAAGGATGAGCTCGCCGAAGCCGGCTATAAGGAAGGTGAAGACGTGCGCTACGTCCACGAAAGCGCCCAGGCCAACACCGCGGTGGCTTCCCAGATCGCCCGCAAGTTTGTCGGCGAACAGCCGGACGTGATCGTGGCCATTGCCACCCCGTCCGCCCAGACCGTGGCCGCCGCGGCCCGCAACATCCCGGTGGTCTTCTCCGCCGTCACCGATCCGGTCGGTGCGCGTCTGGTCAAGAGCCTTGAGAAGCCCGGCGCCAACATCACCGGCATCACCGACATGCTGCCACTGGACAAGCACCTGGACATGCTGCAGCGCGTGGTGCCGGACGCCAAGCGCATCGGCACCGTCTACAACCCCGGCGAGGCCAACGCCGTGGCACTGGTCGACCAACTTGAGAAGAAGCTGGATGCGCGCGGCCTGACCCTGGTCAAAGCCGCCGCCACCAAGACCTCCGAGGTGCTGGGCGCGGCCCGTTCCCTGGTCGGCAAGACCGACGCCATCTATCTGACCACCGACAACACCGTGGTCTCGGCGGCCGAAGCCGTCATCTCCGTGGGTGAGCGCGCCAAGATCCCCGTCTTCGCCGCCGACACCGCCACCGTTTCCCGCGGTGCCATCGCCGCCCTGGGCTTCGACTACTACGACGTGGGCCGCCAGACCGGCAAGGTTGTCGGCCGCATCCTGGCCGGCGAGAACCCGGGCGACATCCCGGTCGGCGGGGTTGATGCCCTGTCGCTGTTCGTCAATCCCGAAGCCGCCAAACGTATGGGCGTCGAACTGGCACCGGACGTCATTGCCGATGCCGAAGAAGTCGTGACCACCGAATAAAACAGCCGCAGGATCAACATGCTTAGTGAAATCGCCCTCTACGGGGCCTTCGAAACCGGGCTGATCTACGGTCTGGTTGCCTTCGGGATCTACCTGTCTTTCCGGGTACTCGATTTCCCCGACCTGACAGTGGACGGCAGCTTCCCTCTCGGGGCTGCCGTGTCCGCCGTGCTCATCATCGGCGGCTGGAACCCCTGGCTGGCCACCGCAGCGGCGATTCTCGCCGGCATGGCCGCGGGCGCCGTCACCGCCATCCTCAACGTGCGCCTGAAGATCCTCAACCTGTTGGCGTCGATCCTCACCATGATCGCGCTCTATTCGGTCAATCTGCGCATCATGGACCGCCCCAACATCGCCCTGCTGTCGGAAGACACGGTACTGACGCCCTGGTACGACCTGGGCCTGGCCTTCCACCAGGTACCGGTGATCCTGTTCCTGATCGTGGCCATCGTGGTCATGGTCCTGCTGTGGCGCTTCATGCAGTCGGAAGTCGGCCTGGCCATGCGGGCCACCGGAGCCAACCCGCGCATGGCCCGGGCACAGGGCATTGCCACCGGCTGGATGATCATCCTCGGCGTGGCCCTGTCCAATGGTCTGGTGGCCATGGCCGGCTCCCTCTTCGCCCAGAGCCAGGGCGCCGCCGACGTCACCATGGGCGTGGGCGTGATCGTGATCGGGCTGGCGTCACTGATCGGCGGTGAAGCCGTCCTGTCGCCGCGCTCCGTGTTCCGGGCGCTGCTGGCCTGCCTGATCGGCGCCATTCTCTACCGTCTGGCGATTGCCCTGGCCCTGAACGCCGACTTCATCGGCCTGAAGACCCAGGACCTGAACCTGATCACCGCGGTGCTGGTGACCCTGGCCATCGTGCTGCCGAATGCCCGGCATTCGGTGAAATCCTTCTTCGCCCGGAGCTGAGCCCATGATCAGCGCAGACAACCTCAAGCTCACCTTTGGCAAGGGCACGCCGCTGGAAAACCCGGCGCTGCGCGGCCTGAGCCTGACCGTTAACCAGGGCGAGTTCGTCACCGTGATCGGCAGCAATGGCGCCGGCAAGTCCACCTTCCTCAATGCCTTGTCCGGCGAAGTCCTTGTGGACAGCGGCCGCATTGAGGTGGACGGCAAGGACGTCACCCGCCTGCCTACCCACAAGCGTGCCGACCGGGTGGCGCGAGTGTTCCAGGACCCCCTGGCCGGCACCTGCGAAAACCTGACCATCGACGAGAACATGTCGCTTGCGATCAAGCGTGGCATGCCCCGCGGCCTGGGCGCGGCGGTCAAATCCCGCTACCGCAAGCGCTTCCGCGATGGCCTGGCCAGCCTCAATCTGGGCCTGGAAGACCGCCTGGGGGACAAGATGGGCCTGCTGTCCGGCGGACAACGCCAGGCGGTGAGTCTGCTGATGGCCAGCCTTAACCCGTCCAGCATCCTGTTGCTGGACGAACACACGGCTGCACTGGACCCGCGCACAGCCGCGTTCGTGCTGGACCTGACCACCCAGATCATCGACGAGCAGAAGAAAACGGCGCTGATGGTCACCCACAGCATGAAACAGGCCCTGGAAGTCGGCGATCGCACCGTCATGCTGCACCAGGGGCAGGTAGTGTTCGACATTGCGGGCAATGAGCGCCAGGGCCTGACGGTCAGCGACCTGCTCCAGCTGTTTGAGAAACAGCGCGGCATCGAAGTCACCGACGACAGCCTGTTGCTGGGCTGAATCCGCCTATGCGGGCCTGCGTCGCCTCGGCGCCGGCCCGCATGCCCCCCATTCCGCTGCGCTTCTTTCTGGCAAATCGGCGCCCGCGCCCGCTACACCCCAGCCCCTGGACAGGACACGATGGCGCCGGTTGCGATCAGAGCAGCGGACACAATATGTAGTAGCCGCGACCTGGCGGAAAGGAACCCCAAACCTCCCTGGTTTGCAAGTATCGCTGCATTGATTTTTATTTTTCTCCGGCACGATCCGATAGTTTCCGCTTCCTTCACAGACCACAATATCCTGTTATACTCTCCCGAAAACGACCGATATATTGGGTTTTTCTCCACCAACCCAATACTAGCCGACACGATTCGACGCCCGCTCTCTCGACGCCAAACAGCGTCGCAGCAGGCTTTCAGGGGCGTCGAGCGATGGTCCGGAGTGTCGCGCAGGCAGACACCAGATGTAGTGATCAGGATTTAGCCAGGGAAGCACTCCCTGGACGGGGTCAGGCTGACAGCAGCCTGAAGCAGAGAACATTCGGAGCTTTGAGGGCGGCAATGAACGCAAAAGTACAGGAACTCATGAACACCATTCCCATGCAGGATGCTTCGCTGGATATCTGGAATTCCAAATACCAGCTGAAAACCAAGAGTGGCGATCCGGTGGACGCCACGATCGAGGAAACCTATGCGCGCGTTGCCCGCTCCCTGGCGGACGTGGAAACCAGCAAGGCGAAACGGGAAAAGTATTTCAAGGAGTTCCTGTGGGCCCTGCAGAACGGTGCCATCCCGGCCGGCCGCATAACCTCCAATGCTGGCGCCGAAGCGCACAAACCGGCCACGTCGACCATTAACTGCACCGTTTCCGGCAGCATCAACGACTCCATGAATGACATCCTGGAGAAGAACCACGAAGCCGGCCTGACCCTGAAAGCCGGTTGCGGTATCGGCTACGAGTTCTCCACGCTGCGCCCGAAAGGCGCCTACGTCGCCGGTGCTGGCGCCACCACGTCCGGCCCGCTGTCGTTCA includes the following:
- a CDS encoding ABC transporter substrate-binding protein; this translates as MNRSILKALVSAGLVLAAGALHAEPRTVAVTQIVEHPALDAVYEGVKDELAEAGYKEGEDVRYVHESAQANTAVASQIARKFVGEQPDVIVAIATPSAQTVAAAARNIPVVFSAVTDPVGARLVKSLEKPGANITGITDMLPLDKHLDMLQRVVPDAKRIGTVYNPGEANAVALVDQLEKKLDARGLTLVKAAATKTSEVLGAARSLVGKTDAIYLTTDNTVVSAAEAVISVGERAKIPVFAADTATVSRGAIAALGFDYYDVGRQTGKVVGRILAGENPGDIPVGGVDALSLFVNPEAAKRMGVELAPDVIADAEEVVTTE
- a CDS encoding ABC transporter permease; this encodes MLSEIALYGAFETGLIYGLVAFGIYLSFRVLDFPDLTVDGSFPLGAAVSAVLIIGGWNPWLATAAAILAGMAAGAVTAILNVRLKILNLLASILTMIALYSVNLRIMDRPNIALLSEDTVLTPWYDLGLAFHQVPVILFLIVAIVVMVLLWRFMQSEVGLAMRATGANPRMARAQGIATGWMIILGVALSNGLVAMAGSLFAQSQGAADVTMGVGVIVIGLASLIGGEAVLSPRSVFRALLACLIGAILYRLAIALALNADFIGLKTQDLNLITAVLVTLAIVLPNARHSVKSFFARS
- a CDS encoding ABC transporter ATP-binding protein → MISADNLKLTFGKGTPLENPALRGLSLTVNQGEFVTVIGSNGAGKSTFLNALSGEVLVDSGRIEVDGKDVTRLPTHKRADRVARVFQDPLAGTCENLTIDENMSLAIKRGMPRGLGAAVKSRYRKRFRDGLASLNLGLEDRLGDKMGLLSGGQRQAVSLLMASLNPSSILLLDEHTAALDPRTAAFVLDLTTQIIDEQKKTALMVTHSMKQALEVGDRTVMLHQGQVVFDIAGNERQGLTVSDLLQLFEKQRGIEVTDDSLLLG